The proteins below are encoded in one region of Metabacillus dongyingensis:
- a CDS encoding MurR/RpiR family transcriptional regulator — translation MKPKSISQIIKENYSSLSQGQKKAAEFLTLHREEGVLLTAFQLGKRAGVSETTVIRLAYALGFKGYSDMQEALRRNWLEKKQGAGLEELPAELKQPNETSIFSSVIEKETSVLQQLLMQVDEGEIWKTVDHFIQSDRIYIGGFGSSYGAAYWLHYTLKLYRDNVALSSPAGFSLEDILDLNQNSAVIIFSFPRYRQESLELAKCSQAQGATVIAITNRQFSPVGQLAEITLTTEEELDSGDHSIASVVSLLEVIMEGVKHRDQDRISLRQQKLEKLYTDQELFLE, via the coding sequence ATGAAACCAAAATCAATCTCTCAAATTATTAAGGAAAATTATTCCTCTTTATCGCAAGGTCAGAAAAAAGCTGCTGAATTCCTTACTCTGCACAGGGAAGAAGGGGTATTGCTCACTGCTTTTCAATTAGGGAAAAGAGCAGGCGTAAGTGAGACAACCGTTATTCGTCTGGCCTATGCACTAGGTTTTAAAGGTTATTCAGACATGCAGGAGGCGCTGCGCAGGAATTGGCTGGAAAAGAAACAGGGGGCAGGGCTTGAAGAATTGCCTGCAGAATTGAAACAACCAAATGAAACGAGCATTTTCAGTTCGGTCATCGAGAAAGAAACATCTGTATTACAGCAATTATTAATGCAGGTCGATGAGGGTGAGATTTGGAAGACGGTTGATCACTTTATTCAGTCTGACCGCATTTATATAGGCGGATTTGGAAGTTCCTATGGAGCTGCCTATTGGCTGCATTATACCCTCAAGCTATATAGGGATAATGTAGCACTTTCAAGTCCAGCGGGCTTTTCACTTGAAGATATTCTAGATCTGAATCAAAATTCTGCGGTGATTATTTTCTCGTTTCCAAGGTACAGGCAAGAATCCTTAGAACTTGCAAAATGCTCACAAGCTCAAGGGGCAACAGTGATTGCCATTACAAACAGACAGTTTTCTCCTGTTGGACAGCTTGCTGAAATTACGTTAACAACGGAGGAGGAGCTGGACTCGGGGGATCATTCGATTGCTTCTGTTGTCAGTTTACTGGAAGTCATCATGGAAGGTGTTAAGCATCGGGATCAGGACAGAATCAGCCTTCGTCAGCAAAAATTAGAAAAGCTTTATACGGATCAGGAATTATTTTTAGAGTAA
- a CDS encoding amidohydrolase — MDGVPQLHGMHAADEHKEEIIKTYQELHMLAEPSWEEEKTSQYIKEKLVNAGFIIQTYEGHFGFIAELEGEQSDVIALRADMDALIQEVDGAVVPNHSCGHDAHSTMVLYTALILSKQKMKHTVRFIFQPAEEKAAGALKMMEENVLQKVKFLFGIHLRPVMEIPFGKAAPVILHSSTASIKGVIKGVPAHAARPELGNNPLEAAALLIGAIRQIQLNASDHYSIKITELHGGEASNSIPENARFTLDLRAESNDTMEMLLEKAKHTITKIEELTETEITSKVEEYSPAAVKNLPAIEIARKAIVSILGEENTEEACVSPGAEDFHFYTAENPAIAATMIGLGCGLKPGLHHPKMQFNQEALVYGTKILTQMLLEADQQRW; from the coding sequence ATGGATGGAGTGCCGCAATTACATGGAATGCACGCTGCAGACGAACACAAGGAAGAAATAATTAAAACGTATCAGGAGCTGCATATGCTTGCAGAGCCCAGCTGGGAGGAGGAAAAAACCTCACAATATATAAAAGAAAAACTAGTCAATGCAGGCTTTATTATTCAAACCTATGAAGGGCATTTCGGTTTTATCGCAGAGCTTGAGGGGGAGCAGTCCGATGTTATTGCTCTCCGTGCAGATATGGATGCACTGATTCAGGAAGTGGACGGGGCGGTCGTGCCCAACCACTCCTGCGGCCACGATGCTCATAGCACAATGGTCCTATATACCGCACTCATTCTCTCAAAACAGAAGATGAAGCATACGGTCCGTTTTATCTTCCAGCCGGCGGAAGAAAAGGCAGCGGGTGCCCTTAAGATGATGGAGGAAAACGTCCTTCAGAAAGTGAAGTTTCTTTTCGGCATCCATTTGCGTCCAGTGATGGAAATTCCGTTTGGAAAGGCCGCGCCAGTTATTCTTCATAGTTCAACGGCAAGCATTAAAGGAGTAATAAAAGGGGTGCCCGCTCACGCTGCCAGACCGGAACTGGGCAATAATCCGCTTGAGGCAGCCGCTCTGTTAATCGGGGCGATACGCCAAATTCAATTGAATGCATCTGATCATTATTCAATTAAAATAACGGAACTGCATGGGGGAGAAGCCTCCAATTCGATTCCTGAGAACGCTCGCTTTACACTTGATTTGAGAGCAGAATCGAATGACACGATGGAGATGCTTCTGGAAAAAGCGAAGCATACGATTACAAAAATCGAAGAGTTAACCGAGACGGAAATTACTTCAAAGGTAGAGGAATACTCACCCGCAGCGGTAAAGAACCTTCCTGCGATTGAGATAGCAAGAAAAGCGATTGTTTCCATACTGGGTGAAGAGAATACCGAAGAGGCCTGTGTTTCTCCCGGGGCAGAGGACTTTCATTTTTATACAGCGGAAAATCCGGCGATTGCCGCCACAATGATAGGGCTCGGCTGTGGCCTAAAGCCTGGTTTGCATCACCCAAAGATGCAATTTAATCAAGAGGCTTTAGTTTATGGCACTAAGATTTTAACACAAATGCTGCTGGAAGCAGATCAGCAGCGATGGTAA
- the menC gene encoding o-succinylbenzoate synthase yields MEIKSIILRQIKMDLLHPFTTSVGTEEDKDIILVEVKSKSGLSGWGESVSITQPIYNEETVKTNWHMISDHLIPLLYQEPVTHPDEVSERFIKIRGNYNAKAAIEMAVWDLYAKEKNMTLAKALGGARDKIEVGVSVGIQQSQAKMLKQIDGYLKAGYKRIKVKIMPGWDVDIIRLIRQEFPHIQLMADANCAYTLNDIEHLKALDEFGLTMIEQPLAHNDIVDHARLQDQLKTPICLDESIHSAEDARKAIELGSCRIINLKIGRVGGLTESKKIHDLCELHNVPMWCGGMLEAGIGRAHNIAITSLNNFTLPGDTAPSSHYWKRDIITPEVEMKDGYIYIPESPGIGYEPDLEQIENITSYSRFYHY; encoded by the coding sequence ATGGAAATTAAAAGCATTATCCTAAGGCAAATCAAGATGGATCTGCTGCATCCTTTTACCACAAGCGTCGGAACAGAAGAAGATAAAGACATCATTTTAGTTGAAGTGAAATCGAAATCAGGGTTATCAGGCTGGGGAGAATCTGTTTCCATTACGCAGCCAATCTATAATGAAGAAACGGTCAAAACGAATTGGCATATGATTAGCGATCACTTGATTCCGCTTCTTTATCAAGAGCCTGTCACTCATCCAGATGAGGTGTCAGAGCGGTTTATAAAGATACGCGGTAACTACAATGCCAAAGCCGCGATTGAAATGGCTGTTTGGGATCTCTATGCAAAAGAGAAAAACATGACTTTGGCGAAAGCGCTCGGCGGTGCAAGAGACAAAATCGAAGTAGGTGTAAGTGTCGGGATCCAGCAATCTCAGGCGAAAATGCTAAAACAAATCGATGGTTACTTGAAGGCCGGATATAAGCGGATTAAAGTGAAAATTATGCCGGGCTGGGATGTTGATATTATTAGATTAATTCGTCAGGAATTTCCGCATATTCAGCTGATGGCCGATGCAAACTGCGCTTATACGCTGAATGATATAGAACACCTAAAAGCACTCGACGAATTCGGATTAACAATGATTGAACAGCCGCTGGCCCATAATGACATTGTTGACCATGCAAGGCTGCAGGATCAGCTCAAAACTCCTATTTGTCTCGACGAAAGCATACATAGTGCAGAAGATGCGAGAAAAGCAATTGAGCTTGGAAGCTGCAGGATTATCAATCTTAAAATCGGACGTGTCGGCGGGCTCACAGAATCAAAAAAAATTCATGACTTATGTGAGCTGCACAACGTTCCGATGTGGTGCGGCGGAATGCTTGAAGCGGGAATCGGCAGAGCTCATAATATTGCCATAACTTCACTGAACAACTTCACCCTGCCTGGAGATACAGCCCCTTCTTCTCATTATTGGAAGCGGGATATTATTACTCCGGAAGTGGAAATGAAAGATGGATACATTTATATCCCGGAAAGTCCTGGAATCGGGTATGAACCGGACCTGGAACAGATCGAGAATATAACGTCATACAGCAGATTTTATCATTATTAA
- a CDS encoding 3D domain-containing protein: protein MKKTIFSLAAVAALTTTAGISAQAEEVVVDKGDTLWSLSQEHKVSVDDIKNWNNLTSDIIFADNTLKISDEEVYTVVAGDTLWSIAEKFDASVEHISEKNELSGDVIHPGQELVIFSDADNTSPAPAPAPEPKPEAKPEPKDQNPSVNEASASAVAENDVSEEGVAKELTVTATAYTASCEGCSGTTATGVDLKANPDKKVIAVDPSVIPLGSKVYVEGYGYATAEDTGGAIKGNRIDVFIPTQDAAVSFGKREVNVKVLN, encoded by the coding sequence ATGAAAAAAACTATCTTTTCATTAGCGGCTGTAGCCGCTCTAACAACTACAGCAGGAATTAGCGCGCAAGCAGAAGAGGTCGTAGTAGATAAAGGAGACACTCTGTGGAGCCTATCACAGGAGCACAAAGTTTCAGTTGATGATATTAAAAACTGGAACAACTTAACATCAGACATAATTTTTGCAGACAATACATTAAAAATATCAGATGAAGAAGTATATACAGTTGTTGCAGGCGACACGCTTTGGAGCATCGCAGAGAAATTTGACGCTAGTGTAGAGCATATTTCTGAGAAAAACGAGTTATCAGGAGATGTCATCCACCCTGGTCAAGAACTAGTGATCTTCAGTGATGCTGACAATACAAGCCCAGCCCCAGCCCCAGCTCCAGAACCGAAGCCTGAAGCTAAGCCAGAGCCTAAGGATCAAAACCCTTCTGTAAATGAAGCTTCTGCAAGTGCTGTGGCAGAAAACGACGTCAGTGAAGAAGGCGTTGCGAAAGAATTAACCGTAACAGCTACAGCATACACGGCAAGCTGTGAAGGCTGCTCAGGAACAACTGCTACAGGCGTTGATTTAAAAGCGAACCCTGATAAAAAAGTAATCGCGGTAGACCCGAGCGTCATTCCGCTTGGATCTAAGGTATATGTTGAAGGCTACGGCTATGCAACAGCAGAAGATACTGGCGGTGCAATTAAAGGAAACCGCATTGATGTCTTCATTCCGACACAAGATGCTGCAGTATCATTCGGTAAGAGAGAAGTTAATGTGAAGGTATTAAATTAA
- a CDS encoding DEAD/DEAH box helicase gives MSHKGFIDYKLSAEIVRALDRLNYTEPTEVQNKVIPVALEKKDLVVKSQTGSGKTASFGIPLCEMVEWEENKPQALILTPTRELAAQVKEDITNIGRFKRIKAAAVYGKQPFDRQKIELKQKTHVVVGTPGRVLDHIEKGTLALEKLQYLIIDEADEMLNMGFIDQVEAIIDELPADRVTMLFSATLPKDVENLCHKYMKKPVEIEIKAAGLTTASIEHSLIVVREDEKFPLLKAVTVVENPDSCIIFCRTQEQVDAVFKQLDRANYPCDKIHGGLYQEDRFSVMNDFKRGKFRYLVATDVAARGIDIDNITHVINYDLPLEKESYVHRTGRTGRAGKTGKAITFITPYEEKFLTEIEDYIGFEIPRTLAPASEDISKAKGAFEEKIISRPEIKKDKSAQLNKGIMKLYFNGGKKKKIRAVDFVGTIAKIPGMTAGDIGIITIQDNVSYVEILNGKGPIVLKAMKNTTIKGKLLKVHEANK, from the coding sequence ATGAGTCATAAAGGGTTTATTGATTATAAATTAAGCGCGGAGATTGTGAGGGCGCTGGATCGTTTAAATTATACGGAACCGACAGAAGTTCAGAATAAAGTCATTCCTGTCGCTTTAGAAAAGAAGGATCTTGTTGTGAAATCACAAACAGGGAGCGGGAAGACGGCGTCGTTTGGCATTCCGCTCTGTGAAATGGTGGAGTGGGAGGAAAACAAGCCTCAAGCTTTAATTCTGACCCCAACAAGGGAGCTCGCTGCACAGGTAAAAGAGGATATAACAAACATCGGCAGGTTCAAACGGATAAAAGCGGCAGCCGTCTATGGCAAACAGCCATTTGACAGGCAGAAAATTGAGCTGAAGCAAAAGACTCATGTTGTAGTCGGAACACCCGGAAGAGTCCTTGATCATATTGAAAAAGGGACGCTTGCGTTAGAAAAGCTGCAGTATCTGATTATTGACGAAGCGGATGAAATGCTGAATATGGGCTTTATCGATCAGGTAGAAGCGATTATTGATGAACTTCCTGCGGACAGAGTTACAATGCTCTTTTCAGCTACTTTACCAAAGGATGTAGAAAATCTCTGCCATAAATATATGAAAAAACCGGTTGAAATTGAGATAAAAGCTGCAGGACTGACGACTGCATCAATTGAACATTCGTTAATTGTGGTGAGAGAAGATGAGAAGTTCCCGCTTCTTAAAGCTGTGACTGTCGTTGAAAACCCTGACAGCTGCATCATCTTCTGCAGAACACAAGAGCAGGTTGATGCCGTTTTTAAACAATTAGACCGCGCCAATTATCCTTGTGATAAAATTCATGGCGGCCTTTATCAGGAAGATCGCTTTTCTGTCATGAATGATTTCAAAAGGGGGAAATTCCGCTATTTAGTTGCGACAGATGTCGCCGCCAGAGGAATCGATATTGATAATATTACACACGTCATTAACTATGACCTGCCGCTTGAAAAAGAAAGCTATGTTCACAGAACTGGCAGAACGGGCCGGGCAGGCAAAACAGGAAAAGCGATTACCTTCATTACGCCCTATGAGGAAAAATTCCTTACCGAAATTGAAGATTATATCGGCTTTGAAATTCCTAGAACACTTGCCCCTGCGAGCGAAGATATTTCTAAAGCAAAAGGTGCATTCGAAGAAAAAATAATATCCCGTCCTGAAATTAAAAAAGACAAAAGCGCCCAGCTGAATAAAGGAATTATGAAGCTCTATTTCAACGGAGGAAAGAAAAAGAAAATCCGTGCTGTCGATTTCGTCGGAACGATCGCCAAGATTCCCGGAATGACAGCAGGCGACATCGGCATCATCACCATTCAGGATAACGTTTCTTATGTAGAGATTCTAAATGGAAAAGGACCAATCGTTTTGAAAGCAATGAAGAATACAACGATTAAAGGCAAGCTTTTGAAAGTTCATGAAGCGAATAAATAA
- a CDS encoding GNAT family N-acetyltransferase, producing the protein MKKEVQESMIIRNLQTAKELEEVRRLEAIIWSMEDSVPVNQSVAVVKNGGFILGAFYKNVLIGFQYSFPGYDGNKVYLVSHSLGIHPDYRKFGIGEKLKIAQKETALEMGYDRITWTYDPLETVNGNLNIHKLGAIAKEYIPNVYGEMADNLNAGIPTDRFLVEWHLNEQNKVNVKHVYVKEANIPYALYTNEIDNFPFPEKTDLSLHDPHIFVPVPAQFQEIKRADLQLAKKWREKTGEVFSHYLSQGWVVSDLVKDNRHIGQYLYLLENGGQGNGN; encoded by the coding sequence TTGAAAAAAGAAGTGCAGGAATCAATGATTATCCGCAATCTTCAAACGGCAAAAGAGCTGGAAGAAGTCAGGCGCCTTGAGGCAATAATCTGGAGTATGGAGGATTCTGTTCCTGTTAATCAAAGTGTGGCTGTTGTGAAAAATGGCGGCTTTATTCTGGGCGCATTTTATAAAAATGTGCTCATTGGCTTTCAATACAGTTTTCCGGGATATGACGGGAATAAAGTGTATCTCGTTTCCCATAGCTTAGGCATCCATCCGGATTACCGCAAATTCGGTATCGGAGAAAAACTGAAAATTGCACAAAAAGAAACAGCACTTGAGATGGGGTATGACCGGATCACCTGGACATACGATCCGCTGGAAACCGTCAACGGAAATCTTAACATACATAAGCTAGGTGCAATTGCCAAGGAATATATCCCTAATGTTTACGGCGAAATGGCGGACAATTTAAATGCTGGTATACCGACAGACCGTTTTTTAGTCGAATGGCATTTGAATGAGCAAAACAAAGTAAATGTGAAACATGTATATGTGAAAGAAGCAAACATTCCATATGCGCTTTATACAAATGAAATAGACAATTTTCCTTTTCCGGAAAAAACAGACCTATCCCTGCATGATCCGCATATTTTCGTTCCCGTGCCGGCACAGTTTCAGGAAATCAAAAGGGCTGATTTACAGCTTGCTAAAAAATGGAGAGAGAAAACTGGCGAAGTGTTCTCTCATTATTTAAGTCAGGGATGGGTGGTATCCGATTTAGTGAAAGATAATCGTCACATTGGCCAGTATCTATACCTCTTAGAGAATGGGGGACAAGGAAATGGAAATTAA